Part of the Bacteroidales bacterium genome is shown below.
CTTCCTTTATAATCCTTAAGTTTAATAGCAGCCGGAACGAACCTGGAAGCATCTCCCCCGCTTCTGATAATATCACGTACAATAGTTGAATTGATAAAAGAGTGTTCAGGTACTGTAAGAAGGAATACAGATTCAATTCCCGGAGCGATTGCTTTATTTACCTGACCGATGGCTCTTTCGAACTCGAAATCTGCAGCCGTTCTTAATCCTCTCAGGACGAATCCGGCACCTTTTGTCCTGCAATAATCTACTGTAAGTCCTTCATAGTGATCAACTTTAATCCTGGGCTCATTATGAAACACTTTGGCAATCATCTCTTTTCTTACCTCAAGAGTGTAGAAACTTTTTTTCAAAGCGTTTGCCCCTACAGCAATAATTATTTCATCAAACAGGCTCAGAGCTCT
Proteins encoded:
- the coaD gene encoding pantetheine-phosphate adenylyltransferase, with the protein product MKKIAVFPGSFDPFTIGHEAIVRRALSLFDEIIIAVGANALKKSFYTLEVRKEMIAKVFHNEPRIKVDHYEGLTVDYCRTKGAGFVLRGLRTAADFEFERAIGQVNKAIAPGIESVFLLTVPEHSFINSTIVRDIIRSGGDASRFVPAAIKLKDYKGSEE